GATATTGCCAAAACTTTCAACATCAAGTGAAgcataaaaataaatttgaatgtTATTATCTCACTCAAAAGATATTTTGCTTGATTTATCTCATTTGAGGTAGAACCTCCATGTTCAATCACTTCAAGCACACGAATAATAGATGAGAAAATAACAATAAAGTTATCTAATGTTTTGAAATGTGATCCCCAACGAGTATCACCTGGTCTTTGAAGCCCGCGTTCTTGATTTAGTCCTCGCCCGATATGAATTTCACCAGACTCAAGTAATTGCTCCAGTTTTTCAGCTTGAAGATGGCGAAGCAAATCTCTGCGCTTAAAAGATACTCCAATGACATTCAACACATTAGTAACATGACAAAAGAAGTCTTCGACATCCAAATGCTTTTTAGACATAGCTACAAGTGTTAATTGCAATTGATGAGCAAAGCAATGAATGTAATATGCTGATGAGCTGTCTTTCATAATCAAAGTCTTAAGACCACTTATCTCTCCCCTCATGTTACTAGCCCCATCATAACCTTGTCCACGTATTTGAGACGGACTTAGTAAGTGATCCGAAAGTAAAGAGTAGATTGCTTCCTTCAATGAGCATGCCGATGTATCACTAACATGGACAAGACCAACAAATCGCTCTACCACTTCACCATTTTTATCAACATAACGCAAAACAAGAGCCATTTGTTCTTTGTGTGAGATATCTTTGGACTCATCAACTAATATACCAAAATAATCTCCATTCAAGTCTCCAATTATAGCCTTTAATGTCTCTTTTGCACAAgcattgataatatccttttggaTCATAGGGCAAGTCAAAGTATCATTTTGTGgagtattttttaatattacttttCCCACATCCGGATGCTTGTCCCCATGCCATCTTAAGAATCCTAGAAAGAGGCCTTGATTTGTTGAAGATTCACTTTCGTCATGGCCCCTAAAAGGCAATCCATACAACAATAGAAGTCTTGCTACATCAATTGATGCTTCTAAACGCATTCGATACTCATTTTTCAACTTCTCGGAGTGCTTATCAAAAACAACTTGAATTGATTGATGATGATTTGATAAATCTAGCATCTTCTTGAAACATTTATCATGGACACTATTAACATCACCAACATGTATAAAGAGTACTTTTATTCTATAAACAgtacttttattattattttatcttatttgttTATActtaaacaaacaaacaaacaaacagaaAAGTAAAACATTTACTATAAAACATAGAAGAGTGTGATGTGTAGTGTACTTAATTTCCTTaaataaacaaacaaaaaagTAAAACATTTACTATAAAATATAGAAGAGTGTGCTGGCGTGAATGAAGGCTAAAGCAGCGAGAATTGGAGAAAGGGAAAGGGAAAAGTGGACTTGGGGCATTGTTTTACCTTTAATTATTAGAGAATATTCTATAAAGAgtacttttattattattttatcttatttgttTATActtaaacaaacaaacaaacagaaAAGTAAAACATTTACTATAAAATATAGAAGAGTGTGTTGTGTAGTGTACTTAATTTCCTTAAACAAACAACtagaaaagtaaaatatttaCTATAAAATATAGAAGAGTGTGCTGTGTAGTGTACTTAATTTCCTTAAATTGCAACCGAATGTAAGCCAAAAATTTATTTGCTCCCGCATGGATTCGAACTCTTGCCCTGCTGAACGAAAAGGCAGACCTTTGCCACTGGCACCTTTTTCACTTTTGTTCTACGGGTGGCACTTTAAATATATATCCTATTTCTTATACATGTTTACATATATACATAAGGTTTTTGCCGAAACTTGCGGGTGGCGTACCACCCCGAACCGTGTACGTAGATCCGCCCCTGCATGTAAGCATTGTATTTGAGTGTTTATCAAATATGTAGATAAACCAAAAGATGATTAAGTAAGTTTGACAAACTTATAAGCTTAACCGAAtatcatttaatatttttttgtttcCTATGGCATCATAGACACATTATATATGTCCGAAAGCTTTTTGTAAAAGCATCAATGTCGATTCATAGGATTGACGAACACTTTGTATCATCTTTTTGTCTTCCCAGCTGATGTTTATACTTCAATATTATGCTAGATGAGAGATGATTTGTGTGGTATCAAATTTTTGTGTGCATTAGATTATAGAAGGATCTGAtttttctatgtgttccttaGTCTACAGTTGCAGAATATGTAATGCACAAAGTAAATAACACAAATatatttacgtggaaaacacccggctcaaaagatgaaaaaatcACGATCTACTTCCAAGTaggattttttccaaaacttcaCTACAACTTTGATCCAAAATAACAATGTTTACAAATtattgtaaacctaaggattacctctaacccttgtagTAACTAGCCACAGGCTGCTGCGAcagcttcaagttaactctaacttgaacaatacaacataaagtacctagtacaaatgcttctaaagaaagctgaaaggtacactcaaaagccctactacaattgaactagaataaaagacagacacatggaactagttcttctatctggttcatgtagctccAGGTTCGTACACTTGAAACACATAGGAATTgattgcaaaatgccttgctattttgctctcaattcttgcttaacttcagcgtttgtgcgtcACCAGTAAAAGAGAACACAActgaaatatatagagttagtggGATTAggattaactagagttctaatgctttactcttccttggtggatgAGTTCTAGTTAACTTCAATCtctaactctttccttatctaggttagagttctcttcaagtaacgAGTCCTACTCCTTATCACTTATGCAATATTTTTGTTTAGGGAATATCAGATATAACCGTTTATGCTTATTCCTTGCACGTGCATGTCTTTTGCTTGAATCTGCATGTGCCCTGTGTACACTgtccatggacctggttcatgcatgtgttcctttgtcaatcatcaaaactaaAACCACTTAGGTCAACAAATTCTCCCTTTTTAATGATGACAAACTCTATACTTTTCAGAAGCATGGAACCTATTTCAACTCAGCTCAACGTCAAACATaatgttagaacactttccatttaaagtctcaaatcatcaaggaccaggttcgttaggttataaacatcactgtcCAAAGAAAAAGCACAAcctacccccctccccccccggcATCATTCGAAAGTTGCATAATTTAGTTAAGTAACCAGATTTTAGCATAACTTACTCATGGCTATtgaggctacttcaaatgcaatcatggattcaaGTTTCTCTTatcaatctaaggatattatCCATTTAAGAAATGTCAACAAAAAATTAGAGAAGAAACAATGAATTTCATTGATAAAAATCTTCCACTAAcgtataaaaagaaataaaagcatTGAACCATGAGCAAAAAGCAAAGAAAAAACATCCCACTTGGGTCATTGATTACAAACTAGGCTAGGAAGGGTTTAAGACTTGAAAGGAACAGGTTCTTGGTTTTTGGCCTGAAGCCACTTCAACATGTCTTGAAGAATACCCTCATTCTTCCCTTTCTCCTTGCAAGCTGAGACCTGAGAGAGTCCCCCTCAGTTTCTACTTCAACCagcctcttcttcagcctctcaatctcaacatccttagccccactctcCTGCTCAAATGCTCTCACTCTACTGTTCTTGGGCACCctcttggatgaaccaggttctttgggagtAGCAAGGATTTCATAGTCACAGTCCGTCAAAGTGTTGGCCCCAAAATAGTCTTTACTTGTGCATACATCCCACTTTTTGAGGGAAACCTTAAAGTGAGCAAGAACAACAGTTAGGATAAATCCATAGGGGAAGGCATGAGTTTTAGTGCCACAAACCACCCTATTAAGGAGCTGAATTATGAACCCCCGTCCAGTTGATCTTCTTCCCACTATCCAAgcattccataaggaccaggtccatgaagGTATCAATGTTCCTTCTCTCCTGCCTGGGCAGAACCACTTTGTTGAGAAACTCAAAGAGCACTTTGTGGGCAGGTTTCATTTTACTTTTATACACAGCCCTGGGTTCTTGCTCCAAGTCCCTATCAGCAAACTTTCCGGTGATGGCTAGTAAGGTAGGAAGACCTTTTAGACTACGCCACTTCAACTTGGTGTAGTCATTGTACCCCTCAGCAGGAACACCTTGAATCTCCCCTGGCTCTTTATCATCAAAGCTCACCTTCACTCCTTTCACTTCACTATTAACCTTTTAATGCACAATCTCACAATTTGCAAAGAACTCAACAATCTCAGCTTGGGCTAACCTCTCTTCCAAGTAAAGGACCATGTCCTTCTAGCCCCGAATCTCCAATTTCTCCAGCAACAAGACCATACCTTCCTCTTCTAAATCACTGAGGAGTCTCCTTTTCAGAATTGTTCTTTTTTTGAATTTCACCACCTTGTCCTTTTCTTCATCAGTCTCCTcatctttactctcttcctcCACAATTTGCACTTTTCTTAATTTTCTGACATACCTGATTCTTTTTGTCAAGGCAGAGCTCTCTATATCAACAGACTTTTCTGGAGACTTCTTCTTAGAAGTCTTGGGTTTCTTGGAACTGGGAGTCACAACCTCCACTTCCTTAGCCTTTTTCTCATCATGAAGGACCAGGTCCATCACCTCTATCTCAATAGTTTCACTCGATTCGCccatttttttctttcctttggcATCTTTCTTTGCACTCTCAGCTAAGGCCTTTTCTAAGTCGGCCTCAGTCTGCTTCCTCTGACTTCTTGTAGTTCTTACTCTTGTGGGAGGAGTCTCTACAATAATAGAAGAGGCAGCCTATCTCTTCTTGCCACCCATTGCCTTTCCAGGGATCTTAACTCCaacactttttttcttctttggatTGTAACTATCAGACACTTTCTTTAGTAGGTCATGGAGGGGTTCCTTCCTAGATGGAACATGTTCTTGGAACCTTTTTCTCAACTTGACCAGCCTATCTGCTGCACTAGCATCCCCATACCACTACCTTATTCTTCTCTAATACTCTCTTCTTCCTCAATAACCTCCTCACTCCACAACATCattacctcagtttcttcatttAAACCAGTAGAAGTGGGTGAGACAGTTTCAGCCACTCTTTCATTTCCCTTTCCCCTCACATCCTCGACACACTCACtcatcttttcttttcttttttaatttttaccacaAATTTTTCCAGACTCAGATTCTACACCAGTAATTGTACCAACCAATACAAGCCTTTTCTCAAGATTTTCAGCAACTTTAGAAGCAATAGCAGAAATATTTAACCTAGAAGTTACCTGTTCAGTTTCAGAAGAAACTGATTCTTCCCCCTTTGTCGCATACTTGAAGGACTCATTTGATTTTTGGGATTCCTCTGCTTGACTGGCCTGTAGCTTCTCATTCAATTTCTTGTCCTCTTCACAACCAGCTATTATTTTACAATCAAGCATCTCGACACGCCCTTTCTTGGGGGTTTGGTTGATTGAAGATGTGGGTGAAGATTCTTTGGGTGGTGAGGTTGGGGTTTTTAGTGTTCTTGATGATTTCAGGTGAAGAGGCCATTGGATCACTATGGATAGACAAATAAAGTTGAGAGAGTTTTAGGTTTTAGAGTCTTTGGTCTGTTTGACAATAAGAGATGAGAGAAGAGAATAATTGCAGATCAATATAAAGGAGGGTAGGTTGAGTGTATAACAACGCTTTTTGAAGTTTAGAGGTTTAATCACTTTGGGAGTTTAAGTTTGAAAAGACGTTGGGCTCTTCCTTAGATTTTCGACAATTATGGCACGTGGGATTTTGTTTAGTGAAATTGGTTCGTTTGTAACGGATTGGTTCAAAAAGAGGTTGGGATAAAGTAGGACTCCTTTCAGATCATGATCCAAATAcagttatttcaaaatatgcggagtgtagaatacatatcttaTAAGATCGATGAATCAGGTTCTTCACTGAAAGTTCTCTTGTGTAAGActgaattttccaagaaaataaggaTAATATCATTAGAAATCGGTGAGACATTTTAGCACAAGGCACAAAATTATACTAATAAAAGTATGAAATTGAACaatatctaatctaattatttacaaaattcacaaattatctAACCAATTATTGAGTTAGAACCAGtttcttttaggtgatcttaatcatctctaattctaacctgttcctttcaaagtgatctctacttagagcttttgtgaagatgtcagctatttacTTATCAGTAGCACAAGATTCCACAGTGATCAGACCCTTCTCAAAGCCGTCCCTCAAAAAATGATGCGTAACATCTATGTGCctagttcttttgtgatgaaccgGATTCTTGGTCATACGAATTGCACTACTGTTGtcacaaaagatggggatacaacctacatcaattccaaagtccattaattactgcttaatccacaacaattgagTACAACATGAGACAACAACCACATACTCAACTTCAGCGGTAGACAAAGCCACAGagttttgctttttggtggtcggagacacaagacatgagccaagaaagtgttccatacctgaagtgctctttctatccacaagaaaacctataTAATCAGCGAATACGATAGGCagagatcagtggtgccttttaggtatcttaTGATCCTCTTGACAACCTTCAAGTGAGACTTCTTTGGATTTGCCTAAAATATAGCATAAAGGCCTATActaaaaacaatgtcaggtctaacatcagtgagatataacaaatagctaatcattcccctatacatcttctgatcaacagatgaaccaggttcatcctaattcaattttgtggttgttactataggagtgtcaatttctttggaatcttccattttaaaccctTTAAGCAATtctttcacatacttctgctgaaggatcatagttctatttgaattttgtttaatttgtaagcctaaaaggAAATTAAGATCACCcgtcatactcatttcaaattcactccccattagcttagcaaattctttacttaacctaTCAGTTGtttctccaaagattatatcttcaacatatatttgaactaccaagagatctttacttttttctttcaagaataaagtattataAATTTTACCTCacttgtagccatgctcaagcagAAATTTagataacctttcataccatgctcttagAGCCTACTTGAGCCCATAAAATGCCTTGTCAAGCTTGTGCAAatgatcaggacattccttgctttcaaagacGGGAtattgcttgacaaacacttcttctttTAGATAGCCATTTTGGCACTCTTGACATCCGTCTTATAGAGAGTGAATTCTATGTACGCAACAAAGTCTATAAGGAGTCTAATAGCTTCCAATCTTGCAAttggagcaaaagtctcatcatagacTATGCCCTCTTCTTGAATATAtacttgaaccaccaatcttgccttgttcctcgtaactgttccatcttcattAGGTTTTTTAAGACCTATTTAGTGCCAATCATTGTTCTTTCCTTGGGTCCTGGTACcggatgccaaacttgacttctctcaaatttgTTGAGTAGATCTTGCATTGCGTTTACCCAATCTatatcctgcaaagcctcagaaatatttttaggtttaataatAGATAGAAAATGTAAAGACCCGACCTGTCGATTTGTGTATTCGCGTCCCATtttcccttttgatgcttcacacgtgtgcatttgtggttttatgacttgtggggttaGTTAGTTTTGTTCTGAGAATATTTctggttgatttggaccctttggttcttggcttAGAATCCCAAGTTAGAAATGTTAACTTatgtttgacttttatgaaaacgacccAGGAACGATGTTTTGATGGCTCCTataggttcgtatcgtaattttagacttgggtgtatgtccgaaATTGAATATGGatgtccgtaggttgatttttgttgttttGTTGAATCTTGGCAATTTgagatttagaagtttgaccgtaggttgacttttggctatTGGGTTTGGAAcatggttttgggacttggaataggtccgtcacGCTATTTAGAATTTGCCTGCGAATCCCATATCTTATTTGCGACTTCCCACATAGATAttcagtgtcgcatttgcgaggcgTTCTTCGCAATTGTGGGAGTTCCCAATTGTAAAcacagtgtcgcaattgcgacacctgcaatTGAACACAAGGGTTGGAAAGTCGGGATTTAGTCtcatttatcatattttagaaccctagactcggtaggaggcgatttggagagaggattttcatctacaaacattgagtaagtgattctaatcaattttcaactatgtTTCATAATTATATATTAGACTTatcatcaaatttatgagaatcaaagagaaaaatttgggaatttttgtcaaagtggtgaaaaatgaagatttgggttttgagagtcaatttggactcagatttgaaaactaatcacatatttggactcgtggggttgtGGGTAGTCGGAATTTACCCTGGGACCCAGGTTTTGACCGGGCAAACCCGGGGttaacttttattgacttttggaaaagtgtaaagatcatagctttatctattgtaattggtttcccttgcattatttgatgatattacgtcatttttggttagatttgagccgtgtggaggcgcaTTTTAGGGAAAAAgttattttcgaagattgatttggcctagttaagGTAAGTATCATGCCtgactttgtggggggggggggaactaccccttaggatttgggttgattgtgctttatgtgatatgttgaagatgtgtacgcgaggtgacaagtgtgtacacgggctatatgtggtatttgaccagttaatgttatttagactctttccatgcctttaattgaattgtcataacatgttatttCTTTCATTgctaatctactcttacatgtatTAATCTACTATTACGTGTTTAACTTGACGTTGTAATCACTTATTTTATCTCTTGCTtgtcatattttccttcatatgctttagttgaagttttCACctcccttattgtcttgttacctctttattgttgcattactcttacttgaagttTTTATTTCGTTGGAATTATCTTCTTGTTGGATTATTGAcattgaagttgtgaaagcttttatcacattgaggttgaagttgtcGATTTTGAGATActtttccttgttgagcatttctcattcattttgtcaTTATTGGATTTCTTATACATATTGTGATTGAGCAATGGGCTAATTATTGtggaacattggtattgttgatttggcAAGTTGTGGAATATAGGTACTTGTGGTGCGAGtcattattgtgttgtgatattgatacacgcgcggtggtataaggataggggttgatacgtatgtggtgagataaggtggacttgatacgcgtgttgatagtaagggaattacttgaagccagacggtgagataagggggctaaagcgcgtgtagctatttctaAATGCAAGGCttacggtgatataaggaaagattacaattaaaattgt
The DNA window shown above is from Nicotiana tomentosiformis chromosome 8, ASM39032v3, whole genome shotgun sequence and carries:
- the LOC138897671 gene encoding uncharacterized protein; protein product: MSECVEDVRGKGNERVAETVSPTSTGLNEETEVMMLWSEEVIEEEEKTPPTRVRTTRSQRKQTEADLEKALAESAKKDAKGKKKMGESSETIEIEVMDLVLHDEKKAKEVEVVTPSSKKPKTSKKKSPEKSVDIESSALTKRIRYVRKLRKVQIVEEESKDEETDEEKDKVVKFKKRTILKRRLLSDLEEEGMVNSEVKGVKVSFDDKEPGEIQGVPAEGYNDYTKLKWRSLKGLPTLLAITGKFADRDLEQEPRAVYKSKMKPAHKVLFEFLNKVVLPRQERRNIDTFMDLVLMECLDSGKKINWTGVSLKKWDVCTSKDYFGANTLTDCDYEILATPKEPGSSKRVPKNSRVRAFEQESGAKDVEIERLKKRLVEVETEGDSLRSQLARRKGRMRLSLEAFVLGTLCCIVQVRVNLKLSQQPVASYYKG
- the LOC104115754 gene encoding uncharacterized protein, whose product is MLDLSNHHQSIQVVFDKHSEKLKNEYRMRLEASIDVARLLLLYGLPFRGHDESESSTNQGLFLGFLRWHGDKHPDVGKVILKNTPQNDTLTCPMIQKDIINACAKETLKAIIGDLNGDYFGILVDESKDISHKEQMALVLRYVDKNGEVVERFVGLVHVSDTSACSLKEAIYSLLSDHLLSPSQIRGQGYDGASNMRGEISGLKTLIMKDSSSAYYIHCFAHQLQLTLVAMSKKHLDVEDFFCHVTNVLNVIGVSFKRRDLLRHLQAEKLEQLLESGEIHIGRGLNQERGLQRPGDTRWGSHFKTLDNFIVIFSSIIRVLEVIEHGGSTSNEINQAKYLLSEIITFKFIFMLHLMLKVLAISNELNKILQKRDQDIVNAVEFLNITKKRLQDMRETGWESLLDDVSSFCHMHDIMIPKMDESYFPGKSKRKSSGICYSHHLRVDIFYAVIDVQLQELNDHFDVVSSDLLLGMASLNPANSFANFDKGRIMTLAKCYPNEFDEVHIRDLSYQLDTFIIHMRVGNPKFSNLQGISDLAKALVETNLVETYSYVYLLVKLTLILPVATATVERAFSSMKQIKNEERNNMSDQYLNDCLICYIERDVFTNVSNDVIIDRFQNMKARRGQL